TGCGGCCAAAACGCCGCCGCTCAAAGAGTACAAGGTATTGGCCAGTTTTGGGACGGGCGAAGGAACCGTGGTCCGCGCGCTGAAAGTGGACGGTTCCTTTCTTTGGGTTGGGACCTCGGCCGGAATCCTCAAAGTGAACCGTCTCAACGCCACTCTCGTCAAAACCTATACCAAAGCGGACGGCCTGACGAGCAACTATATCTTCACGATCAATGTGGATCCCAAGGGCACGCCCTGGTTCGGGACCGATGCCGGCGGGTTGCTTCGATTGGACGGAGAGCGCTGGATGGCCTACGGCACGTCGGACGGGTTGGCGGACCCCTGGGTGTATGACATCGATTTCCATCCGGACGGCTCGATGTGGATCGGCACCTGGAACGGTGTGAATCGCTACGATCCGAGAGCCCCGGAAGGCTCCCGCTTCGTAACCTACGACGTCAAAGACGGACTGGTCAACAAGTGGGTTTACAGTCTGGCCGTCGACAGGGACGGCTCGCTCTGGTTCGGCACCGAAGAGGGCGCGAACCATTTTGATCCCACGGCCCCGAAGGGGAAAGGCTGGGTCACCTATACGCACAAAGACGGCTTGGGTGCCCCGAACGAGCTGGCGCTTGCGCACAAGCAGACTGCCGGGGAGGCTTTGGAGGCCTCGCGGGAAAATAGCGGCGTCGAGCTTCCTCCAAATCGCAGTTATGCGGGTCATTTTCATGACCTAAGCGTCTTGGATGAAAAAGGTAAAGAGACCTACAACGAAAATTATATTTTTGCGATCCTGATCGATCCGCGAGGAAACAAGTGGTTCGGAACTTGGGGTGGAGGGGTCGGCCGCTTTGACGGAGAGCACTGGACGAATTATTCCACCAGGCAGGGACTTGCCGGAAACATTGTATATGCGCTTGAACGCGACAGGTCGGGCGTGATCTGGGCCGGGACGAATCATGGGCTGTCCCGTTTCAACGGAACCGAATGGAGAAGCCATACCCGGGCGGACGGTTTGATCGGCGACGATGTCTATGCGGTCGCGCCGGACCCGGATGGGAATGTTTGGATCGCCCAGCGGGGCGGCGTCGTGGAATTAGGGACAAAGTCGGTGGAGGGGAACAAAGACGCAAGGCGATAGACGTAAGGGGGGAAACGCAGAGACGAGTCGATAGTTCCACGATCGTTTCAATTTTCAGGCCTTAGCCTTTACGCCTTACGAGGAGAGGGTATGAGCATTCTGGTTGATCGAAACACAAAGGTGATTGTTCAGGGAATGACCGGAAGGGAAGGATCCTTCCATGCCGCGGCCTGTCGCGAATATGGAACGAAAATCGTGGGCGGTGTCACCCCGGGCAAAGGGAATACGGAGTTTGAAGGGGTCCCGGTCTTCAATACCGTGTTCGAAGCGGTCGAGGCGACGGAACCGGATGTTTCGATGATATTTGTGCCGCCGGCGTTTGCGGCGGACGCGATCATGGAAGCCGCGGATGCGGGCATCGGTCTCATCGTCTGCATTACGGAGGGCATCCCGCTGGCCGACATGATCCGCGCCAAGCGCTTCATCGCAGGGAAACCGGTTCGGGGCATCCCGGATCGGTTGGTCCGGCTCATCGGGCCCAACTGTCCCGGAATCATTACTCCGGATGAATGCAAAATCGGAATCATGCCGGGCTTCATTCATAAAAAAGGAGGGGTGGGCGTGGTCTCGCGCAGCGGCACCCTTACCTATGAAGCGGTCTGGCAGTTGACCGGCCTCGGATTGGGTCAATCCACCTGCGTTGGAATCGGCGGAGATCCGGTCAACGGCACGAATTTCGTGGATGTCCTGGAACTGTTTCAAAAGGACAAGAACACCGAGGTGATCGTGATGATCGGCGAGATCGGCGGAGATGCCGAGGAGCGCGCCGCCGAGTATATCAAGGATGGCGTCACGAAACCCGTGGTCGGATTTATCGCAGGGGTGACGGCTCCACCCGGCCGCCGAATGGGTCATGCCGGCGCGATTATCTCGGGTGGAAAGGGAACCGCGGCCCAGAAGATCGCAACGTTGGAAGCGGCCGGCGTAACCGTCGTCCAGAATCCGGCCGTGATCGGGGAAACCGTGAAAGGTCTTCTTAGAAAAGGAAAGGTCCGCCGGGCGAAAACCGGTCGGCCGAGACGGAAGCCGCGTAAGTAACCTCCATTTGCGAGGACGAAAAACCCGTGGGCCGTACAAGACGCCGGTGGGCTGGCGTGATTTTGGGACTGCTGTTCAGCGGGAACATCGCCTGGGCCGAGAGTGCACCGCTGATGACGGGGAAAGGGCGCCTGGGAGTCGATCTTGAAGGCGAACTCTCCAGCCGGGACATGAAAGTCGACGGTCAAAAAGACCGGGAGCGGGTGACCCGTCAGGCGGTTGAGTTGAGCTACGGTCTGTTGGAACAACTGGATCTCTATGCAAAGGTCGGTCTGGGAAACATCACATTTGAAGAAGCCGACTTGGACAGCAGAATGCGCCCGCTCTCGGGAATCGGCTTTCGGAGCTCGGCTCTTTTCGGGGGTGGATATTTCGCCGGTGTCTCGGCACAGTATCAGTTCGGCAAGGTTTCAACCTTCGATCAAAATAACTCGACGCTCGCGTTGGAGGACCGATGGTCGGAAGCGGACGCCCGTCTATTCATCGGATCCAAAGATCTGATCCGTGATCCCGAACCGGATCTCCGGTTTTACACCGGCGTGAGATTTTCAAGCCGGAACGATAAGCGGACGTCGGAAAACCAACCCGGAAGCAAACTCAAACAGGACTCTTCACTGGGGGGAATTATCGGGATGGACTTTTCCGATCGGAAAATTTTTCGGATCGATACCGAGCTGGGTACCGGCGATTGCAACAACGTCATGATCCGTGTCGGCCTCCTGTTCTAACCGGACGCTTCCAAGGCGATCCATCCATAAACTTCTTGACTGAACTTCGATTCCTGTGTTATAAAGCATACGACACAACGATGTGTTAAGGACAAGGGCGTCTTCTTCGATCTTTGAGAGGGCGCCTTTTTAATTGGGGGGCATTGCATTGAAAAAAATCGAGGCATATATCCGTTCGGAAAAACTGGGTGAAGTGAAGGAAGGTTTGATCCGGATCGGCATCCAGGGCATGACGATCATGGAGGTTCGAGGTTTCGGGCGACAGCGCGGCCATATCGAGGTCTATCAGGGGGCGGAGTATTCCCTCGATTTCGTCCCAAAGATGAAGATCGAGGTTTTTGTGCCGGCCAAGGACGCCCCGCGTGTGGTGGAGGTGCTGATCCACTCGGCCTCGACCGGCCGAACGGGGGATGGAAAAATCTTCGTGCTCCCCGTGGAGGAAGGCGTCCGTATCCGGACCCAGGAGCGCGGCGAGGCCGCTGTTTCCATGTAAACGGCGGAATGGAATGAATACTCAAAGCACCCCCCGCAAAATTGCGGAATTGACGGCTCTCTACGAGATCAGCCGCGCACTGGCTTCATCGCTGGACCTGAAGGAAATTTCCCAGAAGATTCTTGAAATTCTAGCTTCCGTCCTCCATATGCGTCGCGGCACCTTGACCCTGCTCGATCCCGAGACGGGCGAATTGGTGATCGAAACCGCGCATGGACTTACACCGGAGGAGATCGCCCGCGGCCGATTCAAAATCGGTGAAGGAGTGACCGGACGCGTTTTCGAGAAAGGCGAGCCGATGATTGTCCCGGATGTGGGTCGGGAACCGCTCTTTCTGAACCGGACACGTTCTCGCGGCGATCTGACGAAGGAACGGATCGCATTTCTGTGCATGCCCGTAAAGGCCCATGCTGAAACGATCGGGGTCTTGAGCGTGGACCGCCTTTTTAAGGACGAATCGCCCGATTTTGACGATGACATCCGCGTCCTGACCGTGGTGGCGTCGCTGATCGGCCAGGCCGTAAAACTGCAGCAGACCGTTTCGCGAGAAAAACGAGAACTTCTCGAACAGAACATTCAGCTGCAGAGCGAACTGAAAAACCGCTACAGGATCGGCAATATTGTCGGTCAGAGTAAAGTGATGGACGAAGTGTTCCGGTCTGTCCTCCAGGTTTGCAAATCCAAGGCGACTGTGTTGCTACGGGGCGAATCCGGGACCGGAAAGGAATTGATCGCACGGGCGATCCATTATAACAGTCCGAGGGCCGACCGGCCGTTTATCAAGGTCAACTGTGCGGCATTGCCCGAAACCCTGCTTGAGAGCGAGTTGTTCGGACACGAACGCGGGGCGTTTACCGGCGCGACACAGTTGAGGAAGGGACGGTTCGAGTTGGCCGATGGAGGAACGCTGTTTCTGGACGAGATCGGCGACATCCCTCTCCCGACGCAAGTCAAACTCTTACGGGTGCTGCAGGAACAACGATTCGAGCGCGTTGGGGGATCGCAAACCCTATCGGTGGATGTCCGCCTGGTCGCCGCGACCCACCGGAATCTTGAAGCCGCGATCCAGGAGGGCAGCTTCCGCGAGGACCTTTATTACCGGCTGAATGTCGTGCCCATCTTTCTTCCGTCATTGCGCGAGCGGAAGGAGGACATCCCGCTTTTGATCGAATATTTTCTGCTGCGCTGCAACAAAGAGCATCACAAGCAGGTCCGGATCGCGCCGGAGGTTCTCCGCGTCATGATTCAGTATCATTGGCCCGGGAATGTCCGCGAGTTGGAGAACTGCATCGAACGGATGGTGATCATGGCCGAGTCGATGGAAATCACGTTCCAGTCGATGCCTTCCAGCATCGCCACCTATTTTCGGGATGTCCGTGAGGTGACGCGTTCGGCTCCGATGGACCGACCGACGCTTCGCACCACCGTCCAGGATTTGGAGCGCCAACAGATGATCGATGCTCTGAAGAAATGCGGCTGGGTCCAATCCCGAGCGGCCAAGATTCTCGGCATCACTCCACGGCAGATCGGGTACAAAATGAAGAAATATAAAATAGAAGCGGGGTGACCATGATCACGATTGTCTGAGTATTGGACCATGGGTTATCATACCTACCATTTTGTAATCCATTGGTCATTCCCAAAACAAAAACGTAACCTCACCCCTTAAATCCCGTCAGCCCATTTTTTTGTCCCGTTCCGTCAAAACTCATTGACATACAATCGGTTTTTCATGGAATCCTGTTTATTTTTCACTCGTGTGTTGATTGGCATGAGAGTTGCTTTTATCACTAAATCAAAAGGAGGTGCGACGATGATATCTACATCCGAGGCGGTTGAAAGAGCAATTCACTTTGTCCTCCAGGATTCCGCCGATCGACTAAAAGGCGAAGAACTTGTTCGTATTATCGAGTTGGCACATCAGGCCGAAGCGATCGTGCATTTGAGCCACGCGTCTTGGCAGATTTTAATCGGCGTTCCGGAACGAAACTGCCGGCGTCTTGAACAGGAGCTTTCCTCGATGGGATTTGTATGCACGATACCAGAAGGACCCATGAACGAAATATCGACGTTCGTTCTGGGGCATAAACATGATGATGCCGTCCTTTAAGTTGATTCGTGAAGAGATGTTTTTTAATCCACTTACCATGAACGTGATCTTTACGACTTACTCATTGACTCTAAAGTTACTTGAAGCGGAATACCAGGGCTTCCCGTTGATGGCTCGGTATTTGACGGCGGTCTGGGCCTTTACCGGTAGTTCCCTTGGAAAGGCTCTGGGTTATTTGAAGAGTCGGCAGCGCACTGACGTTCTTTAAAACCGAACTCTAATAAGTTCCCGGATCTTTTTGAATTTTATTTGATACTTTGATATTCCTTATCCTAGTTCCATTTATTTATAAAAATTTCGACATCGGACTCGTTTCGTCATGTCAAAACCCAGAAAGGTTTGTCGACCGGCGGGGATGTCGAGATGGAGGTTATATCAAGTGCCTAAAGGGTTGAGAGAAGAAGTGGAAAACCTGGAGAGACGGATGATCTCGGCTGCCTTGGAAAAGACTCATGGAGTTCAAGCTCGTGCGGCCAAGGAACTTAAAATCAGCGAAAGAGTTATTCGCTATAAAATGAAAAAATATCATTTGCAGATAAAGACAAAATTGTCGAACAGAGACATAATTGTCGATCAATTGATTCCCGTAAAAGAAACAGAAGGTTAGTCAATGACAAAAGCTTTTACAATGGAAACCCAAACAAGAATGTCGAAATATATGTCATTCGGTTCCCGGGTTATGATCTTCGAAACAATCGTAATATCAAAGAGTTTTTAAAATAAATGTTTCTTGTGGTGTGATGGCATCTGTCTTGCTTAGTTAAAGACTCAGGAACACCCGTCGGATACGGTGCCGTATCCTACATCTTCCCCTCGGCAACGAAGCCTACCGGGGCATATTATTAAGAACCTAAGACAGTTCGATTCGTTCATTAACCGACTACGAAGGAGGAACCATGAAGCGTCTCAATTTAATATTTTCGCTATCGGTGGCTGTTTTTGTTCTGGGGATAGGCATTCGATTGGCTCACGCCACTCCTTCAACCGAATTCTGGACCCCGGCCATCATGGATGTTCAGCCGTATGGGGTATGGCATCTGGGGATCGACAACTACTTTACCGTTGGGGGAAGCCGTAAAACAGGGAACTTCCCCACGGATGTCGGGTTAACGGTGGGGGTCCTTCCATTCGAGAAAATAAACCTGGAAGTTGGGGCTGACCTTCTGGAACCGATGAACCCTCTTATCTGTGCCGGGGCCTTTGACAACGGGTCTCCAATCAAGACCTGTCCCTCCGGAGCCGATGGCCTGTTGTTTAACTTTAAGTTTGGTATCCCGGAAGGGGCCCTCTTTGCGGGCTCGCCCGGCATTAACGCGGGGATGTTTGATATCGGGACCGTCAAGCAGATAACCAATATGAATATTGGCGATCTGATTATTGGGAAGACGATCCCCGTTCTGGGGCGGGTCCATATCGGCGGTTACCTGGGCGATCCGGGTTCGGCTCTCCTGCATAAGCAGGGAGATCTTGCGAATGATAAACAGACCGGCGGCGTCATGGCGGCGTGGGACCGGGGATTCTGGAACGTGAAGGACGCGGCAGGAAACGAGTACAGCAAGTTCACGGCCTTGGCGGATTATGCGAGCGGACAGAACTTCATTGGCGGGTGGGGTGTTGGCCTGGGGATCAACTGGACCAAGGATATCGATATCCTGACCGGTCCGGTCTTTTTCAACGACAAAACCATCAACGGCAAGTGGAAATGGTCCACCCAACTCGACATCAATTTCTAAAAAATGACAAAAAAGGAGAACCAAGTCATGCGAAATCACAGAATGTTGTTCGGACTCACTGGTGTCCTGCTGCTCCTGGTTGTTTTTGCACTCATCCCCGGGCTTGGCTCGGCCCAGGAAACAGTGCCTCCCTCAACACCGGGAGCAGCAGGCGCCCCCTCTGAAGCGCCGCTGGCCGCGGCGCCCGCAGCGGCGCCTGCGCCGCCGCCTAAAGTCGACTCAGGCGATACAGCATGGGTTCTGACTTCTTCCGCTTTAGTTCTCGCCATGACCGCTCCCGGTCTGGTCCTTTTCTATGGAGGAATGGTGCGTCGAAAGAATGCGCTCGGAACCATGATGCACAGTTTCATTATCCTCTGTCTGATCAGCGTGCAATGGGTCCTGTACGGGTATTCCCTGGCTTTCGGACCGGACAAGGGACATATCATCGGGAGTCTCGCATGGGCAGGCCTTAACG
The window above is part of the Nitrospiria bacterium genome. Proteins encoded here:
- a CDS encoding two-component regulator propeller domain-containing protein, whose amino-acid sequence is MLFPSRWKWVAPFAILTGAAVIGGCAAKTPPLKEYKVLASFGTGEGTVVRALKVDGSFLWVGTSAGILKVNRLNATLVKTYTKADGLTSNYIFTINVDPKGTPWFGTDAGGLLRLDGERWMAYGTSDGLADPWVYDIDFHPDGSMWIGTWNGVNRYDPRAPEGSRFVTYDVKDGLVNKWVYSLAVDRDGSLWFGTEEGANHFDPTAPKGKGWVTYTHKDGLGAPNELALAHKQTAGEALEASRENSGVELPPNRSYAGHFHDLSVLDEKGKETYNENYIFAILIDPRGNKWFGTWGGGVGRFDGEHWTNYSTRQGLAGNIVYALERDRSGVIWAGTNHGLSRFNGTEWRSHTRADGLIGDDVYAVAPDPDGNVWIAQRGGVVELGTKSVEGNKDARR
- the sucD gene encoding succinate--CoA ligase subunit alpha, coding for MSILVDRNTKVIVQGMTGREGSFHAAACREYGTKIVGGVTPGKGNTEFEGVPVFNTVFEAVEATEPDVSMIFVPPAFAADAIMEAADAGIGLIVCITEGIPLADMIRAKRFIAGKPVRGIPDRLVRLIGPNCPGIITPDECKIGIMPGFIHKKGGVGVVSRSGTLTYEAVWQLTGLGLGQSTCVGIGGDPVNGTNFVDVLELFQKDKNTEVIVMIGEIGGDAEERAAEYIKDGVTKPVVGFIAGVTAPPGRRMGHAGAIISGGKGTAAQKIATLEAAGVTVVQNPAVIGETVKGLLRKGKVRRAKTGRPRRKPRK
- a CDS encoding P-II family nitrogen regulator, translated to MKKIEAYIRSEKLGEVKEGLIRIGIQGMTIMEVRGFGRQRGHIEVYQGAEYSLDFVPKMKIEVFVPAKDAPRVVEVLIHSASTGRTGDGKIFVLPVEEGVRIRTQERGEAAVSM
- the nifA gene encoding nif-specific transcriptional activator NifA, producing MNTQSTPRKIAELTALYEISRALASSLDLKEISQKILEILASVLHMRRGTLTLLDPETGELVIETAHGLTPEEIARGRFKIGEGVTGRVFEKGEPMIVPDVGREPLFLNRTRSRGDLTKERIAFLCMPVKAHAETIGVLSVDRLFKDESPDFDDDIRVLTVVASLIGQAVKLQQTVSREKRELLEQNIQLQSELKNRYRIGNIVGQSKVMDEVFRSVLQVCKSKATVLLRGESGTGKELIARAIHYNSPRADRPFIKVNCAALPETLLESELFGHERGAFTGATQLRKGRFELADGGTLFLDEIGDIPLPTQVKLLRVLQEQRFERVGGSQTLSVDVRLVAATHRNLEAAIQEGSFREDLYYRLNVVPIFLPSLRERKEDIPLLIEYFLLRCNKEHHKQVRIAPEVLRVMIQYHWPGNVRELENCIERMVIMAESMEITFQSMPSSIATYFRDVREVTRSAPMDRPTLRTTVQDLERQQMIDALKKCGWVQSRAAKILGITPRQIGYKMKKYKIEAG
- a CDS encoding helix-turn-helix domain-containing protein, producing MPKGLREEVENLERRMISAALEKTHGVQARAAKELKISERVIRYKMKKYHLQIKTKLSNRDIIVDQLIPVKETEG